Proteins found in one Kwoniella bestiolae CBS 10118 chromosome 1, complete sequence genomic segment:
- a CDS encoding oxoglutarate dehydrogenase (succinyl-transferring), E1 component — protein sequence MWFKRLDKRFLLFRVGQRRVKLYHDDATFGYRVPSKYELPDYTQEELDNRNENAPLLRYVESVRRHGHRAAQIDPLDLMDRDPVGALNPSRYDLQTSQSYPLQGILHLPPSLKPTTPPTTAAPERTETGEGSNVSKSLEEIEKHLMEVYVDKIGFEYMHCPEKNERLWFSHHVETEASSFPEPFENQRKEHIWELLMRSEELDRFLGKKFPNLKRYGCEGAESMLPALSTLFEISAQSGISSIVLSLPHRGRLSLLCDPDLLDFNPTALFSKIKGKPEFDPSSAPGATGDVISHLSATREIPFGNDKSVQVKMLQNPSHLEAVNPVALGVTRSKQMELLKSSPKECQLGDKAMCVQLHGDAAFAGQGVVSESLGLSGLPHFGSGGTVHIIVNIGYTTPASLARSSVYSSDVAKMIGCPILHVNGDYPEAVARAVDIAFRYRQMFRKDVVIDLICYRRWGHNELDEPGYTQPKMYEKIRGRKSVPELYEARLKEQGILTEETASQARKAYNARLEDHFSQIESYKAKSDMLEGKWKDYVWPAGSEAQHHPDTGVNNAELKEIAKASVTLPEDFNIHSRLKRHISSRLKSLEAKVDFATAEAMAFGSLMKEGYDVRISGQDVGRGTFSQRHAMFVDQKTESCLIPLNEQLGEDAGKLELANSSLSEMAVLGFEVGLSWSNPKLLPMWEAQFGDFMNGAQSMIDTFIVGAQAKWLKQSGIVMMLPHGYDGAGPEHSSCKIERFLQLSNDSRTSNTHGDINLTFVNPSTPAQLFHLLRRQMKRNYRRPLVIASPKGLLRSPLAASSLEDMTPGTTFQPLLEGPTNPSAQRVILCSGKHYYTLLEALGKSDKSSSVDLVRIEELSPFPYSELEKVLKKYKGKEVVWAQEEPSNQGAWSYVKPRLESVMESVGHEGKIRYAGRAGGATTAVAVGEWHKKEVEEIVRDALD from the exons ATGTGGTTCAAACGCCTGGATAAACGTTTCTTGCTCTTTAGAGTTGGTCAGAGAAGAGTGAAGCTGTATCATGACGATGCGACCTTTGGGTATAGGGTACCATCAAAGTATGAGCTACCAGACT ATACACAGGAAGAGCTGGACAATAG AAATGAGAACGCGCCGTTGTTGCGATACGTCGAGTCTGTTCGACGACATGGACACCGTGCGGCTCAAATTGACCCGCTGGATCTGATGGAcagaga TCCTGTCGGAGCACTTAACCCATCACGATACGATCTCCAAACTTCCCAGTCGTACCCTCTACAAGGTATATtacacctccctccttccctcaaACCTACAACTCCGCCCACGACCGCTGCTCCAGAGAGGACCGAGACGGGAGAAGGATCAAACGTTTCCAAGTCGCTTGAAGAGATTGAGAAACACTTGATGGAGGTTTATGTGGATAAGATTGGGTTCGAGTATATGCATTGTCCAGAGAAGAACGAACGACT CTGGTTCTCGCACCATGTAGAAACAGAGGCGTCATCCTTCCCTGAACCCTTCGAGAACCAGAGGAAAGAGCATATATGGGAACTTCTAATGAGGAGCGAAGAGCTGGATAGGTTCTTGGGTAAGAAGTTCCCTAATTTGAAGCGATACG GCTGCGAGGGCGCAGAAAGCATGCTTCCAGCCCTTTCGACCCTCTTCGAAATATCCGCTCAATCCGGTATCTCCTCTATCGTCTTATCCCTCCCCCACAGAGGCAGATTATCACTATTATGCGATCCCGATCTCCTGGATTTCAATCCTACCGCTCTGTTTTCCAAAATCAAAGGTAAACCCGAATTTGACCCATCTTCGGCACCTGGTGCCACAGGCGACGTGATCAGTCACTTATCGGCAACTCGCGAGATACCTTTCGGAAACGACAAATCAGTCCAAGTAAAGATGTTACAAAACCCTAGTCATCTCGAAGCTGTTAATCCCGTCGCGTTAGGTGTGACCCGATCAAAACAGATGGAATTGCTCAAGAGCTCGCCGAAGGAATGTCAGCTGGGCGATAAAGCCATGTGTGTACAGTTGCATGGTGATGCTGCGTTTGCTGGGCAGGGGGTGGTAAGTGAGAGTCTTGGGTTGAGCGGGTTACCGCATTTTGGAAGTGGGGGGACTGTacatatcatcgtcaa TATCGGATACACCACTCCAGCCTCCCTGGCCAGATCATCGGTCTATTCTTCAGACGTAGCCAAGATGATCGGATGTCCTATTCTTCATGTGAACGGTGATTATCCAGAGGCTGTTGCAAGAGCAGTCGACATTGCATTCAGGTACCGACAGATGTTCAGGAAGGACGTCGTGATAGACCTGATCTGTTATAGAAGATGGGGACACAACGAATTGGACGAACCTGGATATACGCAGC CTAAGATGTATGAGAAGATCAGGGGACGAAAGAGTGTTCCGGAGCTGTACGAGGCACGCTTGAAA GAACAAGGCATTTTGACCGAAGAAACTGCTTCTCAAGCTCGAAAAGCATATAACGCTCGACTAGAAGACCACTTCAGTCAGATCGAAAGCTACAAGGCAAAGTCAGATATGCTGGAAGGTAAATGGAAGGACTACGTTTGGCCTGCCGGATCGGAGGCTCAGCATCATCCTGATACGGGAGTGAATAACGCTGAGTTGAAGGAGATCGCTAAAGCGAGTGTGACCTTGCCTGAAGACTTT AACATTCACTCGAGATTGAAAAGGCATATCTCCTCTCGACTGAAATCCTTGGAGGCGAAAGTGGATTTCGCCACAGCCGAAGCTATGGCCTTTGGGTCTCTCATGAAAGAGGGTTATGACGTTAGAATATCAGGACAGGATGTAGGAAGAGGTACTTTCTCGCAGAG ACATGCGATGTTTGTCGATCAGAAGACGGAATCTTGTCTTATCCCCTTGAACGAACAGCTGGGTGAAGATGCAGGAAAGCTCGAGCTTGCAAATA GCTCTCTAAGTGAGATGGCCGTCCTTGGGTTCGAAGTTGGGTTGTCATGGTCGAATCCCAAACTGTTGCCCATGTGGGAAGCTCAATTTGGTGATTTCATGAATGGCGCTCAGAGTATGATCGATACGTTCATCGTGGGTgcacaag CTAAATGGCTGAAACAAAGCGGGATCGTCATGATGTTACCACATGGATATGACGGTGCAGGACCTGAACATTCTTCTTGCAAGATCGAGAGATTTTTACAG CTTTCGAACGATTCAAGAACGTCCAATACACATGGCGATATCAATCTGACTTTTGTCAATCCTTCTACTCCCGCGCAACTGTTCCACCTACTTCGAAgacagatgaagaggaactaCAGAAGACCTTTGGTCATTGCTTCTCCCAAGGGTTTGTTGCGGTCTCCG CTCGCCGCGTCGTCTCTCGAGGATATGACGCCCGGAACGACCTTCCAGCCACTTCTTGAGGGTCCCACCAACCCATCCGCTCAGAGAGTGATACTCTGCTCCGGTAAACATTATTACACCTTACTGGAAGCACTCGGCAAATCAGATAAATCATCTTCCGTGGATCTAGTCCGAATAGAAGAATTATCGCCTTTCCCTTACTCCGAGTTGGAAAAGGTTCTCAAAAAATAtaaagggaaggaggtggtatGGGCGCAAGAGGAACCTTCGAACCAAGGTGCTTGGTCTTATGTGAAACCTCGGCTGGAGAGTGTGATGGAAAGTGTTGGACACGAGGGGAAAATTAGGTATGCAGGTAGAGCTGGTGGAGCTACGACGGCTGTTGCGGTTGGGGAGTGGCACAAAAAGGAAGTGGAGGAGATTGTAAGGGACGCTTTGGATTGA